The genome window CGACAGCGCGGCGCGCAAGGACGTGGCTCATGTCTGGGGCGCGCGCGCGTTGATGCCTCTGTCGCCGGTTCATCTGGCGGCGGAGCGGATCGCCGGCAGCGGCGTTGTCTTCTCCTGGATACGGCGTACGCGAACCGGTGGCGATGCCTGGAACACGGTCGATATCCCGCTCGGCGAGGCGCGCGAGGCCTACCAGGCGGAGCTGCTCGATGCCGGCGGCTCGGTGCTCTGGTCGCGGGAGGCGGCAACCCCGTCCGTGCTTCTGTCGGACGCCGAGGAGGTTTCCCTCTTCGGCGCTCCGCAGACCCTTTTCACACTAAGCGTGCGCCAGGTGTCCGATACCGTCGGCCCGGGGCTGGAGGCGCGCGAAGACCTGACCGTGCGAGCGTGATCAAGGCCGGCCGCACTCTGTACCGGCCATCGGGAGACATCCATGAAAATCAGTGACAAGGGCCTGGCGTTCATCGCCGGGCACGAGGGGTTCGTGTCGACCGCCTACCGGGACCCGGTCGGCGTTCTGACCATCGGCTACGGTTTCACGATGCGAAGCCAGGTTTTCTCGGCCTGGTGGCGAACCAGGCACGGGCGCAGCTTGCGCATGGGCGACGCGATCTCGCGGGCGGATGCGGAGGTGATCCTGAAGCGGCTGGTGGACGAGGAATACGGTGCGGCCGTTACCGCCCGGCTCGGTTCCTTGCCCCAGCACCAATACGATGCGGCCTGTTCGGTTGCCTATAATCTCGGACCTCGGGCGTTGACCTGGCGCTGGGCGCGGGCATTGAAAGCGGGCGACCCGGGTCGGGCCGCCGCGATCCTGCGCGACAACTACAACACCGCCAGAGGCCGCAAGCTACCGGGGCTGGTGCGCCGGCGCCGGGAAGAGGCGCAATTGCTGCTCACCGGCATTTTTCCGGGTTTTGAGCGGGGAAACGAACGTGGCGCGGAGACGGCCGGAAACGATCTGCGCATGCTCCGGACCCTCGGCTATGCGCAGGACGACTTGGAGGCGGCAACGCGCGCCTTTCAGCGCACCAACCCGCCGCTTGCCGTTGATGGTCTCTTCGGTCCGAAAACCCGCAAGGCGGCGGAGCGGCAACTGCGGGCGGCAAGCGAGAGCCGCAAGCGCGAAACGGGATGGCTCGACCTGCTCCCGGTGCTGACCGTTGTCCTCGCGCTCGCTCCCGCCGTCACTCGCTTCGCAAAGACTGCGTGGCGGCGTTTGCGTGGATTCCTGCGCTGAGGCTCCCTTTTCACCCGCCGATCATTCAGACTGAAAGGAACGTTCATGCGTGGCTGGAAAACCTTGTTGTTGAACCTTGGCGCGGCATCGAGCGTCGTTCTTCTGGAGATCTTGCGCTATCTCGCCGACGTCGACTGGAGTGCGCATCTGCCGCCGCACGCCGCGCTCTGGATGGTCGTGGGAGTGAATGTCGCCAACATCGTGTTGCGTCATGTGACGTTCGGCCCGCCGGCCTGGCGGGAGGGGCGGCGATGAGCCTGGTTCTGCAATGGCTCGCCGGACCCGTATTGCGTCTGGTGCTCGCCCATTTCGACCGGCGGATCGCCGCGCGGGGAGAAAGCGAGCGACTTTCCGCAGATCTCGCCGCAGAGGCGATCCGCGCGGAAATGGACGCAAGATCCCACGCCCGTTCCGTGCTTCTGGCGGAGCAGGGCAGCTTCTTCACCGCCGCGCGGCTTGGCCGGCTGATGTTCGTCGTGCCGCTCGGGATTTGGTGGTCGGCGGTGATCGCCGACAGTATTTTTGCGTTTTCCTGGACCGTCGCCGCCCTTCCATCGCCGCTCGACGAATGGGCGGGTGCGATTCTCCTGTCCCTGTTTCTCGTCGACGGCCTTCAGGGGGCTGTGCGGGCTACGCAAGCCGGGCGAGCGGGGAGTAAGGGCCCCTGAGGCGTCGGTGGCTGTTCCAGCCATCGGCTTTCGGGTTCTTGAAGGGCCCGTTCATGTGCTATTCACAGGAAACCCGTTACGGATCGTGCATGAACACATACCGCCCCTTCCGGCTCTGGAGAGCCTTCCTGTCCGCACTCTCGGCGTTCGCCCTCGCGGCAATGCTTGCCGTCGGCGTGCCCGCGCTCGCCCAGGCGCAATGTCTGAGCCAGTCGCAGGCGCGCGCCGCCGTTTCAAACGGTCAGGCGCAACCGCTCGGCCGCGTTGCCGGCTCGGTTCGGGGCGAAATCGTGCGCGCGGATCTGTGCCGCGAAGGTGGCAGGCTGGTCTATGTGCTTTCCGTCCTGAGCGGCGGACGTGTCGACACGCGTGTGGTCGATGCCCAAAGCGGCAATGTTCTGCGCTGACATCAGGGGATTCAGGAAAGAGGTTTTTTTGAGAAAATGCGATTGCTTGTTGTGGAAGACGACAACGACCTCAACCGCCAGCTCCGCGAGGCGCTGGAGGAAGCAGGATACGTCGTCGACAGCGCGAAAGACGGCGAGGAAGGTCATTTTCTGGGTGACACGGAGCCCTATGATGCCGTGGTGCTGGACCTTGGCCTTCCGGTGCTCGACGGGCTGAGCGTTCTGGAGCGCTGGCGGCGCGACGGGCGCACCATGCCGGTGCTGATTCTCACCGCGCGGGACCGCTGGTCGGACAAGGTGGCCGGCATCGATGCCGGCGCGGACGACTATGTCGCCAAGCCCTTCCACATGGAGGAGGTCGTGGCCCGGCTGAGGGCGCTTCTGCGCCGGGCCGCGGGTCATGCGAGCAACGAGATCGCGGTTGGCGATGTGCGTCTCGACATGCGCGCGGGCAAGATCACGGAAAACGGCACGACCGTGAAGCTCACGTCCCACGAATTCCGACTGCTGTCCTATCTGATGCATCACAAGGGCCGCATCGTCTCGCGTACGGAACTGATCGAGCACCTCTACGATCAGGACTTCGATCGCGATTCCAATACGATCGAGGTTTTTGTCGGGCGTCTTCGCAAGAAATTCGACACCGGCTTGATCGAAACCGTGCGTGGTCTTGGATACCGGATCGGCGAGGCGGATGGCTGAACCGGCGGTGGGGAACGCCGGCCGGTTTTCCGGCTGGATGCGCAACCGTTCGCTTGCTGCGCGGCTGATTCTTGTCGCGGCCATCTGGTCGGCAATTGCGATCGTGGTCGCCGGCTTCGTCTTGGTCGCGCTTTATCGCGAGGCCAGCGAGCGGTCCTTTGATGTCCGGCTCGACGTTTATGTCAAAGCGATCGTCGGCGAGATGGCCGCCGGAACGCCGGATGCGCCGGCGGAGCCTGGAAATCTCGGAGAACCACGCTTCGACCTTCCAGCTTCGGGGTGGTATTGGGTTGTGCTCGACGCGCGCAGTGATGCCGTCCTGTTTTCCTCCCTGTCGCTGTTCGGCGACAGGCTCGATTTACCGGACCTTCCGGCGGACGGAGATCTGCGATCCGTCATTTCCAGTCCGCGCGGCGCGGAGCTGCGCGTTCTGCAGCGGCGGATCATCTTCGGAGAGGCGGCGGCCTACCGCATCGCCGTTGCCGGGGAAACCCGCGAACTGCGCGAGCGCGAGGCGACCTTCGCGGGTCAGGTCGTGCTGACGCTTCTGGTTCTCGGCATCGGCCTGGTGGGCGCGATCGTGCTCCAGGTGCGGGTCGGGTTGCGGCCCGTGGCCGCCCTGCGGTCCTCGCTGGCCGCCGTCCGGCGTGGGGATGCGGAGACGGTCGACGAGGACCTTCCGCCGGATCTCAGGCCGCTTGCGCAAGAACTCAACGCCCTGGTGCGCTCCAACCGGGAAGTGGTTGAACGGGCGCGCACCCATGTCGGCAATCTGGCGCATGCGCTGAAGACGCCGTTGAGTGTCATCGTCAATGAGGTGCGCGACGGACAGGTTGCGGATGCGCAAAAGATCGGCGAGCAGGCGGGTGTGATGCGCGCTCAGGTCAACCACCATCTTGAGCGCGCGCGTATGGCTGCACAGCGTCGCGTCATCGGTGTTTCCAGTGACGTGACGCCCGTGCTTGCCCGTCTCGTGAAAGTCATGGCAAAGATCCATGGCGAGCGACAACTGGATGTGTCGCTCAAGGGAGCGCCAGGCTTGCATTTTCGCGGCGAGGAGCACGATCTGGAGGAAATGGCCGGAAATCTGATCGACAACGCCTGCAAATGGGCGGCGTCTCGGGTGGATGTCACGGTCGAGCGGCTCGCCGGACCGGGGCCGGAGCGCCTCAGCATCCGGATATCGGATGATGGGCCGGGGCTTTCGCCGGATCAACGGGCCGAAGCGCTGAAACGCGGGCGGCGGCTGGATGAGACAGTCCCGGGAACCGGACTTGGCCTGTCCATCGTGGTAGACCTTGCCGCCCTCTATGGCGGGGAGCTGGATCTGTCTCCGTCGGCTGCGGGCGGCCTGTGTGCCACGCTTGTGCTGCCGATGCTGGAAGGTGACGTTGCCGGTTCGTCGCGTGCGCCGAATGTGTGAGGCCGTGGCCTGTTGCGAGACGCAGTTCGGCCACAAAGGCGTGTAAGCTCTGCAGCGGTCCGGCAAGGGTCGGGCGCGCGATCCGAACCACGTCGAATGTGCGTGGAGCGGATGAGAATTGGGCGGCCGGGTCTGAATCGCAGACCGGAGCGCCCGGCATGGATGGGGAACTTTTGATGAACGCGTTCAGGCTTGTGCTGGCTGTTGGCCTTGCTGCCGTAGCGGCTGGATGCACCAGTTCGCAAGGCAGCGGCGCAACGGGGCCGGTGGTCGTTGGCGGCAGCTTGTTCGGCAGTGCATTCAGCGCGCCATCGGTGCCCCAGTCCGAAGCCGACCGGGCGCTGGCGGATCTCCTCAAGACCGACGCCGGACAGGCGATGACCGATACGGATCGTCGTGCGGCAGCAACGGCGCTTCGCGGGGCGCTTTCCGTCGATCGCACGGGAGAAACCGTCGAGTGGCGCAATCGCACCAGCGGCGCGCGCGGTCGGGTCGTGACCGGTCCGAATTACCAGGTGAACAACATCGTCTGTCGGGACTACACGCACATCATCCTGATCGACGAGCGTGAAAGTTCACTTCGCGGCGCAGCCTGTCGCGGCGAGACGGGCACCTGGCAGCCAATCACCTGACCGGCGCCTGCTGGCGGTGCATCTTACGTCATGGCGCCTGACTTCGCGACCTGGCGGAATCCCTTGCCAACACTTGTTTAATCCTTTTCTGCGACGGTTTTCCGGCGATGTGTTTACGCGTGTGTTGTGAGCGGACCCCCAATGCCTGATCGGCACCAACTGACGTTGAAGATCAAGTCCTATCTGGACGCGCTGTCTCCGCGCGCGATCAAGACGTTGTTGCGCGGGCTTGAGCATGCCCGCTCGCGAGGATCCGACGACCCGCATCTCGACCTCATTCTCGATGCTTGCCTGAATGCCGTGCGCTCCACCGATACGCTCATGCTGGACAGCGAACCGCGTGAGGGCCGACTGCAACGGGCGTTTTATCTGCCGATCGAGGACCTTCTGGCGGGCGACGGATTGACCGGCAAGGTGCCGGGCCGAATCAACCGTGCCAGCCTTCCGCTCATCTGGACCTGGCTGGCCCGCGACATCGCGCCGCAACAATTCCAGACCGCTGAAGAGGTTGCCCGTCGGGTGGAGACCGAACCCGAAGATGTAGCGGCGCTGGCCGAGCATTTGCTCGAGCATGCGATGCCGCTCCTGTCGGACGCGTTGGCGGAAGCGCAGTCCGATGACCGGACCCATCAAAAGATCGCGATGTTGGTCGGTGGCGAGCGGGCCTTGCGCGATCTTGAGGACATGCGCGCGGCTGTCACGTCGCGGGCCTGGCTCGACGCGCTTCGCGAAAGCCTGCCCGACCGCCTGACGGAATGGGATTTCAAGCCAGGCAGCCCGTCGCTTCTGCGAATAAAGGCCGTCATGGACCGGCATGGCGATCACGCGCCGCTGATTGCATCTGTCGTGCTCAACCGGGTCGAGGTGCCCGATACTCTACTGTCGCTGACCGCGAGCCTCGCGGGGTCGTCATCGATCAAGAAGATGGCGGCCTCGCCATATGCCATCTTCGCGGAAATGGCGTTTTCCGAAGCGGAGCGCTTTTCCGCCATTGCCTGCGGTGCCTGCTCGAACACCGATCTCTCCGATGCACTTAACGCCTACTGCCGCTTGATGAAGACCATCGACCGCCACTACGATCTTGCCGAATCCGGTGCATGGCAGCAGCGCATGGCAGTGACACGGCGCTCGGTTTCCGCGCTGGTCACCCGCGCGCTCGAGGCCGCGACCGGCAACATCCGGCGAGCGCTGCTGGTTCCCAAACTTGACGATATGGGCGAACCACGGATCGACACGACCGCTATCGAAGAGGCGCAACGCGGCATGCTTTTGCTCGAAAAGATGCGCGATGCCGCCGACAGCCTTGCCGTCAACGAAATTACCGCCCGCACGCGTGCCGCTCTTGACCAGTCGCTTGAAATCAAGACCCGTGCCTTGCTGTCGGCCCTCCCGGACACGGCCAATTCCGTGCGCAAGGCGCATCTGGTTGCCGTCGATGCCGCAATCGGCCTGTGCGAGAGTTATTTCGGCAAGGACTATGCCGACCAGTTGCGCCGAAGCCGCAAGGCCGCGCTCGCGGCCAAGCCCAAGGCGCGTGCAGCCTCGGCCTGATCCGGCTGCCTCCCCCGCGACGCCCTGTCACAGTCCGGTTTTGCTTGCGGAAAAGCGCAAGTCGCGGTCTATATGCCGATCATGATGATTTGGATTGTATTCTCCGTTCTGGCGGTTGTGGCGGCCCTTTCGGTGCTGGTGCCCTTGTCGCGTTCCGCCCGGGACCAGCGCGAGTCCGCCGCCTATGATGTCGAAGTCTACAAGGCGCAGCTCGGTGAGGTGGACCGCGACCTCGATCGCGGCCTGATTTCCGAAGAGGCGGCCGAGGCTGCGCGAACGGAAATCGCCCGCCGGCTGATTGCCGCCGGGGCTGCGGATTCGCATGACAGTGCCACTCGGCAAAGCGGTGAGGAAAAGCGTCGCGGATCGCGCAACGGGCTTCGGGTTGCGCAAGCGCTGGCGCTGATTGTCGTTCCGCTTGGTGCCGTCGGGCTCTATTCCGTCGTCGGATCGCCGGATCTTCCCGATCAACCGCTTCGCGCCCGCCTGGAAGCACCGGCGACCGCGCGTTCTCTGCCCGATCTGGTCGCCAGGGTCGAGCAGCGGCTCGCCGAGGAGCCGTCCGACGGTCGCGGATGGGATGTGATCGCGCCGGCC of Stappia sp. ES.058 contains these proteins:
- a CDS encoding lysozyme gives rise to the protein MKISDKGLAFIAGHEGFVSTAYRDPVGVLTIGYGFTMRSQVFSAWWRTRHGRSLRMGDAISRADAEVILKRLVDEEYGAAVTARLGSLPQHQYDAACSVAYNLGPRALTWRWARALKAGDPGRAAAILRDNYNTARGRKLPGLVRRRREEAQLLLTGIFPGFERGNERGAETAGNDLRMLRTLGYAQDDLEAATRAFQRTNPPLAVDGLFGPKTRKAAERQLRAASESRKRETGWLDLLPVLTVVLALAPAVTRFAKTAWRRLRGFLR
- a CDS encoding PepSY domain-containing protein, with the protein product MNTYRPFRLWRAFLSALSAFALAAMLAVGVPALAQAQCLSQSQARAAVSNGQAQPLGRVAGSVRGEIVRADLCREGGRLVYVLSVLSGGRVDTRVVDAQSGNVLR
- a CDS encoding response regulator transcription factor, producing MRLLVVEDDNDLNRQLREALEEAGYVVDSAKDGEEGHFLGDTEPYDAVVLDLGLPVLDGLSVLERWRRDGRTMPVLILTARDRWSDKVAGIDAGADDYVAKPFHMEEVVARLRALLRRAAGHASNEIAVGDVRLDMRAGKITENGTTVKLTSHEFRLLSYLMHHKGRIVSRTELIEHLYDQDFDRDSNTIEVFVGRLRKKFDTGLIETVRGLGYRIGEADG
- a CDS encoding ATP-binding protein is translated as MAEPAVGNAGRFSGWMRNRSLAARLILVAAIWSAIAIVVAGFVLVALYREASERSFDVRLDVYVKAIVGEMAAGTPDAPAEPGNLGEPRFDLPASGWYWVVLDARSDAVLFSSLSLFGDRLDLPDLPADGDLRSVISSPRGAELRVLQRRIIFGEAAAYRIAVAGETRELREREATFAGQVVLTLLVLGIGLVGAIVLQVRVGLRPVAALRSSLAAVRRGDAETVDEDLPPDLRPLAQELNALVRSNREVVERARTHVGNLAHALKTPLSVIVNEVRDGQVADAQKIGEQAGVMRAQVNHHLERARMAAQRRVIGVSSDVTPVLARLVKVMAKIHGERQLDVSLKGAPGLHFRGEEHDLEEMAGNLIDNACKWAASRVDVTVERLAGPGPERLSIRISDDGPGLSPDQRAEALKRGRRLDETVPGTGLGLSIVVDLAALYGGELDLSPSAAGGLCATLVLPMLEGDVAGSSRAPNV
- a CDS encoding RT0821/Lpp0805 family surface protein; translation: MDGELLMNAFRLVLAVGLAAVAAGCTSSQGSGATGPVVVGGSLFGSAFSAPSVPQSEADRALADLLKTDAGQAMTDTDRRAAATALRGALSVDRTGETVEWRNRTSGARGRVVTGPNYQVNNIVCRDYTHIILIDERESSLRGAACRGETGTWQPIT